A window from Gossypium raimondii isolate GPD5lz chromosome 7, ASM2569854v1, whole genome shotgun sequence encodes these proteins:
- the LOC105788104 gene encoding protein LONGIFOLIA 1, with product MAAKLLHSLADENPDLQKQIGCMVGVFQIFDNHHLLTTKRLSHRNLPSGNSHLNNGIHEGDSNNVFHRQTATEMNINRSGNEKQRISMESPRASFSSSRSSSFSSLDYNKTAQQGVPFPENPDRDTAMNRPSTSPHLGPQCVDLRDVVKDSMYRDARGLLVKTATREEVLGNTVKHRDSPRPFHVPKSVDGSYGVRVNGKKNVPDDLKESLRVLAKLREAPWYFNNEARELQRSSQEANGSWKSISRDTHAPRFSYDGREGKHSSFESRDTFKSAPKLKELPRLSLDSCERSMRSSSYLTESFRNSGNLDSGVANPPQPPGAPKRPPNVIAKLMGLESLPSSSSADDGQLGVIKTCLTEDNNPFSWPLRGNDPNKPTGTSSTRSSSKEPTSPRWKNPDLIMKPISSSRFPIEPAPWRHVDGTRGSRKQPLKHVKFPAKSPNTFPSVYGEIENRLKDLEFKQSGKDLRALKQIIEAMQAKGLLDTRKEQAANLVNQRGNEPKCASLDQNPRGQQSLPNTRINTSTARGLDSNRTYESPIVIMKPAKLVEKGGIKASKVIPIDDFSSLPKIQSGGSVDNKKGLTNTRVARDRTARNSHSGSASSSTDKKASSRSIRSIQPSMKGPKESTATTVKNSGSMSPRLQQKKLELDRRSRPPTPPSDPSKPRKHSNQHSSEFGSPGGKHRPKSPEMQQCDDQLSQISTESRASSHQGDDISLQSDSSIILPSKLDVEVTSHEQTVGIIDSQSPSMTAVQCSISDLMPKKSTSRMVEDESMEEPAVVAPEHPSPVSVLDTSVYRDDEPSPVKQILNASGGNGAEGLNEDHKEEQWNPADKCLANNVGSGLTSEINRKKLQNIEHLVQKLRRLNSGHDEASTDYIASLCGNTNPDHRYVSEVLLASGLLLKDLGSGLTTFQLHPSGHPINPELFFVLEQTKASSLLSKEENNTVNAGYISHSKLNHQKFHRKLIFDSVNEILVGKLALFGAFPEPRINSGKLAKKTLTAQQLLKELCLEIEQLQAKKPNCDPEEGEDGLKNILWEDVMSRSESWTDFNSEISGMVLDVERLVFKDLVNEIVIGEEGSLRAKQSRRRRQLFSK from the exons ATGGCTGCAAAGCTTCTACATTCATTGGCAGATGAAAATCCAGATTTGCAGAAGCAAATAGGATGCATGGTTGGGGTTTTCCAAATCTTTGATAATCATCATTTGCTCACCACTAAGCGCCTCAGCCATAGGAATCTTCCATCAG GTAATTCCCACTTGAACAATGGGATCCATGAAGGGGATTCAAATAATGTATTCCATCGACAAACAGCAACA GAAATGAATATAAACAGAAGTGGGAATGAGAAACAAAGAATTTCGATGGAATCTCCAAGAGCATCTTTTTCATCATCACgctcatcttctttttcttcgtTGGATTATAACAAAACAGCTCAGCAAGGGGTCCCTTTCCCTGAAAATCCTGATAGGGACACAGCAATGAATCGACCAAGTACTTCTCCACATTTGGGGCCTCAATGTGTTGACCTCCGAGATGTGGTTAAGGATTCAATGTATAGAGACGCAAGAGGACTGTTGGTCAAAACAGCAACTAGAGAGGAAGTATTGGGCAATACGGTGAAGCATAGAGATTCGCCGAGGCCATTTCATGTTCCTAAATCAGTGGATGGGTCTTATGGTGTCAGGGTcaatggaaagaaaaatgtGCCTGATGATTTAAAGGAGTCTCTTAGAGTTCTTGCAAAACTTCGGGAAGCACCTTGGTACTTTAACAATGAAGCTCGGGAACTTCAAAGGTCATCACAGGAAGCAAATGGTTCATGGAAGTCAATTTCACGGGACACCCATGCGCCTCGGTTTTCTTATGATGGAAGAGAGGGCAAACATTCATCTTTTGAATCACGAGACACCTTCAAATCAGCACCAAAGCTTAAAGAGCTGCCGAGACTTTCTTTGGATAGTTGCGAAAGGTCAATGAGGAGTTCAAGTTATCTTACGGAAAGTTTTCGTAATAGTGGCAACTTGGACAGTGGAGTTGCTAATCCACCACAACCACCGGGAGCCCCGAAGCGCCCTCCTAATGTTATAGCCAAGCTGATGGGCTTGGAATCATTGCCGAGTTCTTCCTCAGCTGATGATGGGCAGTTGGGTGTGATTAAAACCTGCTTGACTGAAGATAACAATCCCTTCTCATGGCCGCTAAGAGGAAATGATCCGAACAAGCCAACCGGAACTAGCTCTACGAGAAGCTCATCGAAAGAACCGACATCTCCGCGGTGGAAAAATCCCGACTTGATCATGAAACCTATTTCTAGTTCAAGGTTCCCTATTGAGCCAGCACCATGGAGACATGTTGATGGAACTCGAGGTTCTCGGAAACAACCTCTCAAACATGTAAAATTTCCAGCCAAGAGTCCAAACACTTTCCCTTCCGTTTATGGTGAGATTGAGAACAGACTGAAAGATCTAGAGTTTAAACAATCCGGAAAGGATCTCAGAGCTCTTAAACAGATAATAGAAGCGATGCAAGCAAAGGGACTCCTTGACACCCGGAAAGAACAAGCTGCAAACTTGGTGAATCAAAGAGGCAATGAACCAAAATGTGCAAGCCTCGATCAGAATCCAAGAGGCCAGCAAAGTCTGCCGAACACTCGCATCAACACTTCCACAGCTAGGGGTTTGGATTCTAATAGAACATATGAATCTCCTATTGTTATCATGAAACCAGCAAAACTTGTTGAGAAAGGTGGTATTAAAGCTTCAAAAGTAATTCCAATAGATGACTTTTCCAGCCTTCCCAAGATTCAAAGTGGGGGATCTGTAGATAACAAAAAGGGTTTGACAAATACTCGAGTAGCTCGAGATCGTACTGCCAGAAATAGTCATAGCGGTTCTGCTTCCAGCTCTACTGATAAGAAAGCTAGTAGCAGGAGTATTAGGTCCATACAGCCTTCGATGAAAGGTCCGAAAGAAAGTACTGCAACTACAGTAAAGAATTCGGGATCGATGAGCCCAAGACTGCAGCAGAAAAAGCTTGAATTGGACAGGCGATCTCGTCCACCTACTCCACCATCTGATCCAAGCAAACCCAGAAAGCATTCCAACCAGCATTCATCTGAGTTTGGTTCCCCTGGTGGTAAACATAGACCAAAATCTCCAGAAATGCAGCAATGTGATGACCAACTGAGTCAGATAAGTACTGAATCACGGGCTTCTAGTCACCAAGGTGATGACATTTCTCTGCAATCAGACAGCAGTATCATCCTGCCGTCCAAGTTAGATGTGGAAGTCACCAGTCATGAACAAACTGTTGGGATCATTGATAGTCAAAGCCCATCCATGACGGCAGTGCAGTGTTCAATTTCCGACTTAATGCCGAAG AAATCAACATCAAGAATGGTTGAGGACGAATCAATGGAAGAACCTGCTGTGGTTGCTCCGGAGCATCCAAGTCCAGTTTCTGTCCTTGATACCTCGGTTTATAGAGATGATGAACCATCTCCAGTAAAGCAGATATTGAATGCCTCTGGAG GTAATGGTGCTGAAGGTTTGAACGAAGATCACAAGGAAGAGCAATGGAACCCTGCAGATAAGTGCTTGGCTAACAATGTGGGGTCTGGTCTTACATCCGAGATTAATCGCAAGAAACTACAGAACATTGAGCATTTGGTCCAAAAACTGAGAAGACTTAACTCCGGACATGATGAAGCCAGTACGGATTACATTGCATCCCTTTGTGGAAATACAAATCCCGATCACAGATACGTTTCTGAGGTATTATTAGCCTCAGGCCTTCTACTGAAAGATCTTGGTTCTGGCTTGACAACATTTCAGCTCCATCCATCAGGCCATCCCATCAACCCGGAGctgttttttgttttggagCAAACCAAAGCAAGCTCTTTGTTATCAAAGGAAGAGAATAACACCGTAAACGCTGGATACATTTCCCATTCAAAGTTGAACCATCAGAAATTCCATCGAAAGCTTATATTTGATTCTGTTAATGAGATTCTAGTTGGAAAGTTGGCTCTATTTGGAGCATTTCCGGAGCCTAGGATAAATTCCGGCAAGTTGGCAAAGAAGACCCTCACTGCACAACAGCTTCTAAAAGAATTATGTCTCGAGATTGAGCAGCTTCAAGCAAAGAAACCGAATTGTGACCCGGAGGAAGGTGAGGATGGTCTGAAAAACATATTGTGGGAAGATGTAATGAGTCGATCAGAGAGTTGGACGGATTTTAACAGTGAGATTTCGGGGATGGTGCTGGATGTTGAACGGTTGGTCTTTAAGGATTTAGTTAATGAGATTGTGATTGGCGAAGAAGGTAGCTTACGGGCCAAGCAAAGCAGGCGGAGGCGGCAGCTGTTTTCCAAGTAA
- the LOC105788111 gene encoding transcription factor TCP5: protein MISSSREKSCFEAKQEGDGGKVSSSRQWQGFRNPRIVRVSRSFGGKDRHSKVCTIRGLRDRRIRLSVPTAIQLYDLQDRLGLNQPSKVIDWLLEATKDDVDKLPPLEFHHSLMPNPCQSSPFTPLMDPNLMFMKDYEGETSMQVEREITDMKGKWIKEQEKLIFPVTNHGSSLPGGFMFNTGTNSMPLNTYNHHWNPSQFTNHGFHHHHQPENYFHGAIANTYPPLPSCPPPSTTPSHFPTFPWYGTNTNQDAAGDQDNSKLQFFT from the exons ATGATTTCAAGTTCAAGAGAAAAGAGTTGTTTTGAAGCAAAGCAAGAAGGCGATGGGGGCAAGGTCTCGAGTTCGAGGCAGTGGCAGGGGTTTAGGAATCCGAGGATCGTCCGAGTGTCGAGGTCTTTTGGTGGGAAAGATCGGCACAGCAAAGTTTGTACGATAAGGGGATTAAGGGACCGTCGGATTCGGCTATCGGTGCCAACCGCGATTCAATTATACGATCTACAAGATCGGCTCGGCCTTAATCAACCTAGTAAAGTAATCGATTGGTTACTTGAAGCAACTAAAGATGATGTGGATAAACTCCCACCACTTGAGTTTCATCATTCATTGATGCCAAACCCTTGTCAATCTTCTCCCTTTACTCCTTTAATGGATCCAAATTTGATGTTTATGAAAGATTATGAAGGAGAAACAAGTATGCAAGTTGAAAGAGAAATCACAGATATGAAGGGAAAATGGATCAAAGAGCAAGAAAAGTTAATTTTCCCAGTAACCAATCATGGTTCATCCTTACCAGGAGGATTCATGTTCAACACTGGGACTAATTCCATGCCTTTAAATACTTATAACCATCATTGGAACCCTTCTCAGTTTACAAACCATGgatttcatcatcatcaccaaccTGAAAATTACTTCCATGGCGCCATTGCCAACACTTATCCGCCATTGCCGTCGTGCCCTCCACCGTCAACAACGCCTTCACATTTCCCGACGTTTCCTTGGTATGGGACAAACACAAATCAAG ATGCTGCAGGTGATCAGGATAATTCAAAGCTTCagttttttacataa